The proteins below are encoded in one region of Abyssisolibacter fermentans:
- a CDS encoding CLI_3235 family bacteriocin precursor, with the protein MKKLGRKINIEEQTIKAFHDPCALCGRCSCGCSGDKIYSKDYDSDNDAAYDPSGAAM; encoded by the coding sequence ATGAAAAAATTAGGTAGAAAAATCAATATAGAGGAGCAGACAATAAAAGCTTTTCATGATCCATGTGCTTTGTGTGGTAGATGTTCCTGTGGTTGTTCTGGTGATAAAATTTATTCAAAAGATTATGATTCAGATAATGATGCAGCTTATGATCCATCAGGTGCAGCGATGTAG
- a CDS encoding TIGR04066 family peptide maturation system protein — protein MNKNKEKLLIYPYGHEFAPIVRNNQLSLNYDIMHLVSPIGFALNNEDAGKADHGSKIGKIVKNDFSKHIDECDTLLVADCKVPDKFKKIIYDNIILAISKKKNIICTLKFENQQIKQMQKEAELNNVYFRYYGEYPEYKVNVFGDWVEGLIETETPVVFVAGETENTNKFEIQLTLKERLEKNGYKVSQIGSRHYCELLGMHSFPSFMMNANTNEYKKVILFNRLVKKIEENESPDIIIIGIPGGVLPFSKKFTNKFGILAFEVSQAVSPDFVIISTLYNELDDSYFDKLNNLTKYRFGFEIDCFNMSNTQFNWNASKSSKKIACNFLDTEFIDKEVLRYTKYKKPIYHVFNNDDKNKMLKLLIDTLSSYSSSELANLGEI, from the coding sequence ATGAATAAAAATAAAGAAAAATTATTAATCTATCCTTATGGACATGAATTTGCACCTATTGTTAGAAATAATCAATTATCTTTAAATTACGATATAATGCATCTAGTTTCACCGATTGGGTTTGCTTTAAACAATGAAGATGCTGGAAAAGCAGACCATGGAAGTAAAATAGGTAAAATTGTAAAGAATGATTTTAGTAAACATATTGATGAATGCGATACTTTATTAGTTGCTGATTGTAAAGTACCAGATAAATTTAAAAAGATAATATACGATAACATAATTCTTGCAATAAGTAAGAAAAAAAATATCATATGTACACTTAAATTTGAAAATCAGCAAATTAAGCAAATGCAAAAAGAAGCTGAATTGAATAATGTATATTTTAGATATTATGGCGAATATCCAGAGTATAAAGTTAATGTATTTGGAGATTGGGTAGAAGGACTTATTGAAACAGAGACTCCTGTAGTTTTCGTTGCTGGAGAGACAGAAAATACTAATAAATTTGAAATACAACTTACATTAAAAGAAAGGCTAGAAAAGAATGGGTATAAAGTAAGTCAGATAGGGAGTAGGCATTATTGTGAATTATTAGGTATGCATTCTTTTCCATCATTTATGATGAATGCTAATACGAATGAATATAAGAAAGTTATTTTATTTAATAGATTAGTAAAGAAAATTGAAGAAAATGAATCTCCAGATATTATAATTATAGGCATTCCAGGTGGAGTACTACCCTTTAGCAAAAAATTTACAAATAAGTTTGGTATATTAGCATTCGAAGTTTCACAAGCTGTATCTCCAGATTTTGTTATAATCAGTACTTTATATAATGAGTTGGATGATAGTTATTTTGATAAATTAAATAATTTAACAAAATACAGATTTGGATTTGAAATAGACTGTTTTAACATGTCAAATACTCAATTTAATTGGAATGCTTCTAAATCATCAAAAAAGATAGCCTGTAATTTTCTAGATACAGAGTTTATTGATAAAGAAGTGTTAAGATATACAAAATATAAGAAGCCTATTTATCATGTATTTAATAATGATGATAAAAATAAAATGCTCAAATTATTAATTGATACTTTGTCATCATATAGTTCAAGTGAACTAGCTAATTTGGGGGAGATTTAA
- a CDS encoding GntG family PLP-dependent aldolase: MIEMRSDTFTLPTKEMIEAITTAHLGDDVYGEDVTANQIEKLAAKILSKEAACLMPSGTMANLASIMAHCPRGSKVLVGNESDIYIYEAGGASVCGGIVYEPISTQPDGRLLIKDLENAIPSDLNDPQFALPKLICLENPHNRCGGTVLSLNYLKDVQNFARSHDLFVHMDGARIFNASVALGVKPSEIVQYADSIQFCLSKGLSAPIGSMVVGSKIFIDKVRWIRKMLGGGMRQVGIIAAPGIVALEQMIDRLKEDHENARMFAEGLSKMPEIKIDLDNVKTNIVFFEVIDDRFTWETFVDETKKRGLNIGELGYGRIRAVTHYGITKKDIKEALKIIRDVFKNCCSKRN; this comes from the coding sequence ATGATAGAAATGAGAAGTGATACTTTTACATTGCCAACAAAAGAAATGATAGAGGCAATAACTACAGCTCATTTAGGAGATGATGTTTATGGAGAAGATGTAACAGCAAATCAAATAGAAAAGCTAGCAGCGAAAATCCTTTCAAAAGAAGCAGCTTGTTTAATGCCAAGTGGAACAATGGCGAATTTAGCAAGTATAATGGCTCATTGTCCTCGTGGCTCTAAAGTACTTGTAGGTAATGAATCAGATATTTATATTTATGAAGCTGGAGGAGCTTCTGTGTGTGGAGGAATAGTGTATGAACCAATAAGTACTCAGCCAGATGGCAGACTTTTGATTAAGGATTTAGAAAATGCGATACCAAGTGATTTAAATGACCCTCAGTTTGCACTTCCAAAATTAATCTGCCTTGAAAACCCTCATAATCGTTGTGGGGGAACAGTTTTATCTCTAAACTATTTAAAAGACGTTCAGAATTTTGCTAGAAGTCATGATCTTTTTGTTCATATGGACGGGGCTAGAATTTTTAATGCTTCTGTTGCACTAGGAGTAAAACCATCTGAAATAGTACAGTATGCTGATTCTATACAATTTTGTTTATCAAAAGGCTTATCAGCTCCTATAGGATCAATGGTAGTAGGAAGCAAGATTTTTATAGATAAAGTTCGATGGATTAGAAAGATGCTCGGAGGCGGAATGAGACAAGTTGGAATAATTGCTGCGCCTGGGATTGTTGCTCTTGAGCAAATGATTGATAGGTTAAAAGAAGATCATGAAAATGCACGTATGTTTGCAGAGGGGTTATCTAAAATGCCTGAAATTAAAATTGACTTAGATAATGTTAAAACCAATATTGTATTTTTTGAAGTTATAGATGATAGATTTACTTGGGAAACATTTGTAGATGAAACTAAAAAGAGAGGATTAAATATAGGAGAGTTAGGATATGGACGTATTCGTGCTGTTACACATTATGGAATAACAAAGAAAGATATTAAAGAAGCCTTGAAAATTATAAGGGATGTTTTTAAAAATTGTTGTAGCAAAAGGAATTAA
- the ccpM gene encoding Cys-rich peptide radical SAM maturase CcpM → MLTEKPFIHLFKTPLGYYFFDVNTNCIIRVKEKVYNILFKRQEGTLKNSEIDIETKDIIKGLIDKKFLSSNKPKEIEHPQTRYLDYQLNNKMKKITLQLTQNCNFRCSYCIYSQTENGKQRHHSNKRMSFETAKKAIDFLIAHSRDEGRVNIGFYGGEPLLEFDLLKKCVLYAEKVGEGKEIDFSITTNGTLFNSEIIEFFMKHDVITLVSFDGPKEIHDRHRRFASGEGSFEKINENLRFIKENYPQYFDKLSFNVVVNPQDDYNCVNRFFVDYEYFKESNVRSSLIDDLYLDEKNKITENYIVSFNYEIFKMFLNYLGMVDKKYISPIALQELDSLKKFEEELDRREKLLEKTAPGGPCIPGQLRLFINTEGYFYPCERVSEVSPVMRIGHIDSGFDMKKAQSLLNVGKLTQEQCKNCWAITHCTLCGKHADNNHELSGELKSRYCNGVRQALDNKLKKYVEITEIKKRYEDVLC, encoded by the coding sequence ATGTTAACTGAAAAACCATTCATTCATTTATTTAAAACACCATTAGGTTATTATTTTTTTGATGTCAATACAAATTGTATTATAAGAGTTAAAGAAAAAGTATATAACATTCTTTTCAAGAGGCAAGAAGGTACTCTAAAAAATAGTGAAATAGATATTGAAACAAAAGATATAATTAAAGGTCTAATAGACAAAAAATTCTTATCATCCAATAAACCCAAAGAAATTGAACATCCTCAAACGAGATACCTTGATTATCAATTAAATAATAAAATGAAGAAAATAACACTCCAATTAACTCAGAATTGTAATTTCAGATGTTCATATTGTATTTACTCACAGACTGAAAACGGTAAGCAAAGACATCATTCTAATAAAAGAATGAGTTTTGAAACAGCAAAAAAAGCCATTGATTTTTTAATTGCTCATTCAAGAGATGAAGGAAGAGTTAATATTGGATTTTATGGTGGAGAACCGTTGCTTGAATTTGATTTGCTTAAAAAATGTGTTTTATATGCAGAAAAAGTTGGCGAGGGAAAAGAAATTGATTTCTCAATTACTACAAATGGAACTCTTTTTAATTCTGAAATTATTGAATTTTTTATGAAGCACGATGTAATTACTTTAGTTAGTTTTGATGGACCAAAGGAAATTCATGATAGACACAGACGATTTGCCTCAGGAGAAGGAAGCTTTGAAAAAATAAATGAAAATTTACGTTTTATAAAAGAGAATTATCCTCAGTATTTCGATAAATTATCATTCAACGTTGTTGTTAATCCACAAGATGATTATAACTGTGTTAATAGATTCTTTGTAGATTATGAATATTTTAAGGAATCAAATGTTAGATCATCATTGATTGATGACTTGTATCTTGATGAAAAAAATAAAATCACAGAAAATTATATAGTTTCTTTTAATTACGAAATTTTCAAGATGTTTCTCAACTATCTAGGTATGGTAGACAAGAAATATATTTCACCTATTGCGTTACAGGAACTGGATAGTTTGAAGAAGTTTGAAGAAGAGTTAGATAGAAGAGAAAAATTATTAGAAAAAACTGCGCCAGGAGGACCATGTATCCCGGGTCAGCTTAGATTGTTCATAAATACAGAGGGTTATTTTTATCCTTGTGAGAGGGTTAGTGAGGTATCACCAGTTATGAGAATAGGACATATTGATAGTGGTTTTGACATGAAAAAAGCACAAAGTTTACTAAACGTAGGTAAATTAACTCAAGAACAATGTAAAAATTGTTGGGCAATCACCCATTGTACTTTATGCGGCAAACATGCAGATAATAATCATGAACTTTCAGGAGAACTTAAAAGCCGTTACTGTAATGGTGTAAGACAAGCACTTGATAATAAATTGAAAAAATATGTAGAAATTACAGAAATCAAGAAACGGTATGAGGATGTTTTGTGTTAA